A window of Plantibacter sp. PA-3-X8 genomic DNA:
TCGCGACCCGTGTCTTCTCGTCGTCGTTACCCACCAGCCCCACCGGCTCCCACCTGGCGACGTCCGCACGTCTCGCTGAGAGCAGCGTATCCGTCGATGCGCGGCGTGTTCGCGCTCTCAGCGCACCTCCAGCGGTTCGTCAGGTCCGCCGCGATGGGCACCGCTCCCCATCGCGGGTGGACAGCCGACCTCGGTACCGTGATGGACGAGCCGACGGTCGCGCGGGTGCCGCGTGATCAGCTGCGCGTCGCGACCGACACCCGAAGAGGAGCACACATGATCATCTGGACCCGTTGGGGCATCGTCGTCTTCCTGATCTTCGGGCTCTCCGTCGGCGCCGGCTTCCTCATCAAGGCGATCGTCTCGCCCGACGGCGGATCGGCGCAGTCCGGGGTGTTCGTCGGCATCGGATTCCTGCTCGGCGCCGTCGCGTGCTGGGCCTTCGGGAAGTTCGCGCTGGCGAAGCTTGATGCACCGCGGCCGGTCGTCGTGTGGCAGCAGCTCGCGCAGCCGTACGTCAACGAGCACGGCATCACCGTGAAGCAGGAGGCCGTCCCCGTGCGCCACCCGCAGACCGGCGAGCAGCTCTACAGTCGCCCGAGCTCCACACTCTTCTTCATCCCCGTCCGCTTCTGGGCGTACGTGATCGCCGCACTGGGTGTCGTCACGATCGTCGTGAACGTGGTGCGCGGCTGACGCTCAGCCCTGGCGACCCTTCCACCGCGGGTTCTGCTTGTTGATGACGAACACCCGGCCACGGCGGCGGACGATCTGCGACCCCGGCTTGTCCTTGAGCGACTTGAGTGATGCGCGGACCTTCATGGCGACCTCCTGGTGATCACGATGCGTGCTACCTTGTTGAGAACGATTCTCAACAGAACGCACTGTAGCACCCATCGACCAGGAGAACCCGCCGTGACCACGCCTCGCATCCCGCTGACCGTGACGCTCGTCCTCGGCACCTGTCCGCCGGAGCGTCGCACCGTCGCCCGACAGGTCGCCGGAAGGTCCGCGGCGCTCGTCACGATCGAGCGGCAAGACGACGCCGAGAGTGCCCACCCTGACATCGACGACGCGATCGACGCCGTCGCGCGACACCCGCTCGCTCCCCGGCACCTCGTCCTCGATTGCGGGAGCACGGTCCGCCCGGTCGACGCGGTCTCCGCCGTCCTCGGGCACCGCGACACGGCCGTCCTGGACGCCGTCGTGACCGTCGTCGACGCAGCCCATCTCCTGCACGACCTCCAGGACGACGAGTACGTCACCCACGACGAGGACGGCGATACGGCGTACACCGCGCGGTCGATGATCACCGTGGAGCAGCTCGAGTACGCGGACACCATCGCCGTCGCCGGCCGACGTGGCGTCACTCACGAGCGGCTCGCGGTGCTCCTCGCGCTCCTCAGCCACCTCAACCCGACGGCACTGACGCGGATGGTCGAGCCGGTCGCGGCCCGACCGCGCGCCACACCCGGCACTCCGGCGACCGCGAGCAACCGTGAGCCGCTCGCCCGCTACCGCGACTCCCCGTTCGAACTGGACCGCTTCAGCACGTCCCCCGGGTGGATCGCGACGCTGAACGGCGAGCACCGGCCGTGGGTGGATCACGAGCGCGTGACCACCCTGCGGTTCGACAGCCCCCGACCGATGCACCCGGAACGACTCCTCGCGTGCTTCGACGGACCGATCGAGGCGGGGCGGTTCGGCCAGGTCATCCGTACGGCGGGGTTCCTCGTCCTCGCGACGCGCGCCTCCCGCGTCGGCGTCCTCCAACACGTCGGCACGATGATCGATCTGGAACCCACGTCGTTCGAGACGAACGACCCCGGCGCACCGCTCGGTCAGGAGCTCGTCGTCACCGGGATCGACCTCGACGAGGTCGCCATCTCCGCTGCCCTGCACGCCTGCACCCTGACGGATGAGGAACTCCTCGCCGGGCCGGCGGCGTGGGCGCACTACCCGGACGCCTTCACGCCATGGAGCACCACCCACGAACACTGAGCGGCCGGCCCGTCAACTGCCCGAAACGGTTCGGATCCCGGTCGATGTCGTGCAGGTTTGGGCGGCTCAGTGGATCCGCGCGCTCACCCACTCCTCGCGGACGAACCGCACGAACTGCTCGACGGCCGGCGACACCGCCCGGGCACGGCTGGTGGCGACACCGATCACCCGGACCGCCTCGTCGTCGAGCGGGACGAGCACGACGCCCTCCATGCTCGTGGAATCGGGGAGGACCGCGATCCCGACCCCGGCGCGTACGAGACCACGGAGCGTCGACAGCTCGGACACCTCCATCGTCACGCGGGGCACGACGCCATGCCTCGCGAAGTACGCGTCCGCGATCTGCCGGAGCCCCGAGTCCGTCGTCATCGCGAGGAACTCCGTCTGCTCGAGGTCGGACGCAGCCAACGACGTCCGATCGGCGAGCGCATGCCCGACCGGCACGCCGAGCGCGAGCCGCTCGGAGGTGAGCGGACGCCACTCGATGTCCGGATCCCGCGGTTCCGGGCTGAGGAAGGCGACGTCGGCCGAGCCGGAGCGGAGCGCGTCCAGCACGCTGTCGGCCTTCCCGCCGTCGAGGACGAACCGGATGTCCGGCAGCAGCTGGCGGTACTCGCTCACGATGCGCGGAATGAGCCAGCCACCGAGGGACGAGACGTAGGCGATGGACACGAGTCCGGCCGAGGGGTCGCGGAGCTCGTCGATCCGCGACTGCGCATTGTCGAGCTCGGTCTGCGCCCGCAGCGCGTGCACGAGGAGGATCTCGCCGTAGCGGTTGAGTTCGAGCCGGCTGCGGTGGCGATCGAACAACTCGACCCCGGCGTCCGCCTCGAGCCGACCGATCGCCCGCGTGAGCGTCGACTGGGAGATACCGAGCGCCTCAGCGGCGTACGGGACGTGACCGTCTTCGGCGAGCGCCCGAAGGTACGCGAGTTCGTCGATCCTCATGCCCTCATGATGCCGCACGGGCGAGCCCGGCTGGGGCGGCACCTCGACAAGCTCGGTGACCGGGGCGCCCTAGCGTGGTGCAGTGATCCGCAGACCGCGACCGAGCCAGGCGGCGACCGGCGCCCTCCTCGTCCTGGCCGGACTCGTCTGCCAGGAGCTCGGCGCGTCGATCGCGGTCACGCTGTTCCCGCAGGTCGGTCCGATCGGCATGGTGACGCTGCGGCTCGTGTTCGCCGCGCTCATCCTGCTGGCCGTCGCCCGCCCGGCCCTGGGCGGACACCCGAGGAGCGCCTGGGGATCGGCGGTCGGCTTCGGGCTCGTCCTCGCCGCGATGAACGTCTGCTTCTACCTGGCACTGGACCGCATCCCGCTCGGCCCGGCGGTGACCCTCGAGATCCTCGGCCCGCTGGCGCTCAGCGTCATCGCGGGTCGTCGATGGACGAGCGCGCTCTGGGCGGGCGTCGCCCTCGTCGGCGTCCTCCTCCTCGGCGGGGGGCTCCTCCACAGCGGACCGACGGCCGCACTCGACCCGCTCGGCGTCATCCTCGCGCTCGCCGCCGGCGCCCTCTGGATCGGCTACATCCTGCTGTCGGCGCGGACGGGGACGGAGTTCCCCGGCTTGAACGGTCTGGCGATCGCCGCCGCTATCGGCGCCCTCGTGACCATCCCGCTCGCCGCGACGACCGCCGGCACCGCTTTGTTCGATCCCGTCATCCTCCTGCTCGGGCTGGGTGTCGCCGCACTCTCGTCGGCCGTGCCGTACGCGCTGGAGTTCGTCGCCCTCCGACGACTCAGCGCCGCGACCTTCTCGATCCTGCTCGCGTCCGCGCCGGCCATCGCCGCGATCGCCGGACTCCTCGTGCTCGGGCAGGAGCTCACGACACCGCAGTGGCTCGGCATCGCCTGCGTGGTCGGTGCCGGAATCGGCGCCGTGCTCTCAGCTCGGCGCGGTCGCGCACCCGAGGTGCAGCCGAGCATCGCGCCGAGCTGATCGTCAGGTCAGGAAGCGGCGAAGCGGGCGTGCACCCGGGAGGACACGGTGATGTCCTCCGGCTTCAGGTCGAGGCCGGTATCGCCGGCGGGTGCGGCGGCCCCGCGCATCATCGGCGCCGCGGTCTGGGTCCCCGAGGTGCGGGTCTCGTCACCCAGCATGCCGGGATCGGCCAGCGCAACAGGCCGCACGGTGCCCAGCCCGAGGCTCCGCGCGTAGGCGGTCGCGCGGTCCACGGCGTCGCGGACGGCGTTGTGCTGGGCCTCGGCCGTGATGCGGTGCTTCGTCGCCTCGGTGAGCGCCCACGTGACACCCGTCACCGTGACGCCGTCCTGGACCGCGATCTCCTCGGCCCAGCGGGCCAGCGCCTGGAGGTCGGCGAACTTCACCTCGAGCGCGACCGACGCATGGTGCACGAGCGGCAACTGCTTCCCGTCCTTGTTCCACGGCCGCTCACTCCACACCCGCAGCCGGTCGGCCGACCACCAGGTCACGGCCGACTGCGCGCGGAACTGCTCCGCCGTCTGGCTGAGCGCCCGGTGCAGCGCGGTGGTCCGGGAGACGACGGGCTCACGTTCCGGCCCCTGGAACCCCGCCGAGATGAGGACGGTCCCACGCTCAGCCGGGTGGTGGTAGTCGAAGCGGCCCTCGACGGTGATGATCGTTTCGCTCATACCCGGCACTCTATCCCGCGACGGCGGCTACGCTCTGGACCATGACGGACGGCGGAACCTGGGCGGATCGACGACGTGGACGGCAGCGGGACGCACACGGTCCGGCGGGACGTGGGCTGCCGCCCGGCGACGTCGAGACGGTCGCGAAGTACCTCAAGGAGCGCGTCCACGCGACCTTCACCGGCCTCGCGATCGTCCTCGTGCTGGCGGCGAACGTGGAGCACCACGACGCGCCGGATGCGCTCTTCTCGCTCGTCATCGGCGTGGTCGGCATCACCCTCGCCGGCCTGGTCGCCGAGATGATCGCGCACCTCGCCGCCCACGGCGCGTTCCCCGACGAGCGCGGGTGGCACTCCATGCTCCGGATCGCGTGGGGCTCGCTCCTCACCGTCGCGACCC
This region includes:
- the ykgO gene encoding type B 50S ribosomal protein L36, with translation MKVRASLKSLKDKPGSQIVRRRGRVFVINKQNPRWKGRQG
- a CDS encoding GTP-binding protein; this encodes MTTPRIPLTVTLVLGTCPPERRTVARQVAGRSAALVTIERQDDAESAHPDIDDAIDAVARHPLAPRHLVLDCGSTVRPVDAVSAVLGHRDTAVLDAVVTVVDAAHLLHDLQDDEYVTHDEDGDTAYTARSMITVEQLEYADTIAVAGRRGVTHERLAVLLALLSHLNPTALTRMVEPVAARPRATPGTPATASNREPLARYRDSPFELDRFSTSPGWIATLNGEHRPWVDHERVTTLRFDSPRPMHPERLLACFDGPIEAGRFGQVIRTAGFLVLATRASRVGVLQHVGTMIDLEPTSFETNDPGAPLGQELVVTGIDLDEVAISAALHACTLTDEELLAGPAAWAHYPDAFTPWSTTHEH
- a CDS encoding LysR family transcriptional regulator produces the protein MRIDELAYLRALAEDGHVPYAAEALGISQSTLTRAIGRLEADAGVELFDRHRSRLELNRYGEILLVHALRAQTELDNAQSRIDELRDPSAGLVSIAYVSSLGGWLIPRIVSEYRQLLPDIRFVLDGGKADSVLDALRSGSADVAFLSPEPRDPDIEWRPLTSERLALGVPVGHALADRTSLAASDLEQTEFLAMTTDSGLRQIADAYFARHGVVPRVTMEVSELSTLRGLVRAGVGIAVLPDSTSMEGVVLVPLDDEAVRVIGVATSRARAVSPAVEQFVRFVREEWVSARIH
- a CDS encoding DMT family transporter, whose translation is MIRRPRPSQAATGALLVLAGLVCQELGASIAVTLFPQVGPIGMVTLRLVFAALILLAVARPALGGHPRSAWGSAVGFGLVLAAMNVCFYLALDRIPLGPAVTLEILGPLALSVIAGRRWTSALWAGVALVGVLLLGGGLLHSGPTAALDPLGVILALAAGALWIGYILLSARTGTEFPGLNGLAIAAAIGALVTIPLAATTAGTALFDPVILLLGLGVAALSSAVPYALEFVALRRLSAATFSILLASAPAIAAIAGLLVLGQELTTPQWLGIACVVGAGIGAVLSARRGRAPEVQPSIAPS
- a CDS encoding SIMPL domain-containing protein: MSETIITVEGRFDYHHPAERGTVLISAGFQGPEREPVVSRTTALHRALSQTAEQFRAQSAVTWWSADRLRVWSERPWNKDGKQLPLVHHASVALEVKFADLQALARWAEEIAVQDGVTVTGVTWALTEATKHRITAEAQHNAVRDAVDRATAYARSLGLGTVRPVALADPGMLGDETRTSGTQTAAPMMRGAAAPAGDTGLDLKPEDITVSSRVHARFAAS